The Xiphias gladius isolate SHS-SW01 ecotype Sanya breed wild chromosome 9, ASM1685928v1, whole genome shotgun sequence genome window below encodes:
- the LOC120794664 gene encoding leucine-rich repeat, immunoglobulin-like domain and transmembrane domain-containing protein 2, translating into METSMGQIPEDIPPDFTKIRIENCHLTELPRRSFSKVSALEFLWLNFNEITLMNINCLEGLASLTELRLQGNKLTSVPWTAFQDTPKLKILDLKHNRLEVLPEDALRHLTALTYLDLSFNKLSVISKDVFISWPLYQTAEKAWGKEGLVSNVVLALHNNPWLCDCRLTGFVEFIRTVSTPIILMNSYLMCSGPASKADMFFHEIQLKTCMAPVASAPETNITLPLGANATLTCLVTARPGPTIEWMYSLKIIRGFAVTETQVDTETVTSQLVIPSLRLTDRGLYTCMANNFIGNSSVSIMVNISSSSSSAPLPPPVPMFASDENAYIDIRIAKQTVYGITLEWYAVTDNPTETWFTIHFGKYDSPKKEMIYIGPGINSYSVSDLLPVTKYEVCVTLKNHPPREGQCIVFVTGSDISELEQRERLIHIVVIVCAMVLAVPAGMYACTTEARFNCVERCVDLWKERRLHRGNLQGTERQGTFDSLQATSDEGLCKDSEEKPKKRGKSEERSKGGSAAHLY; encoded by the exons ATGGAAACCTCCATGGGACAAATCCCAGAGGATATCCCGCCTGATTTCACTAAAATCCGAATTGAAAACTGCCACCTGACTGAGTTACCACGACGATCTTTCTCTAAAGTTAGTGCCTTGGAGTTCCTCTGGCTGAATTTCAATGAGATCACCCTGATGAACATTAATTGCCTGGAGGGGCTCGCGAGCCTGACAGAGCTGAGGCTACAAGGCAACAAGCTGACTTCAGTTCCATGGACGGCATTTCAGGACACACCGAAACTCAAGATTTTGGACCTGAAGCACAATCGACTGGAAGTCCTACCTGAAGACGCTCTGAGACACTTAACCGCCCTGACCTACTTAGATTTATCCTTCAATAAACTTAGTGTCATATCAAAAGATGTCTTCATTAGTTGGCCTCTTtaccaaacagcagagaaagcATGGGGGAAAGAAGGACTGGTCTCCAATGTGGTTTTGGCGCTGCACAACAACCCCTGGTTGTGCGATTGTCGCCTCACAGGCTTTGTTGAATTCATCAGGACGGTCAGCACTCCCATCATTCTGATGAACTCCTACTTGATGTGTTCGGGCCCCGCCTCCAAAGCTGACATGTTTTTCCACGAGATCCAGTTAAAAACGTGCATGGCGCCAGTGGCCTCTGCCCCAGAGACTAATATCACTTTACCTCTTGGGGCAAATGCAACACTCACATGCTTAGTCACGGCCAGGCCAGGTCCGACCATTGAGTGGATGTACAGTCTGAAGATTATAAGAGGATTTGCtg TCACTGAGACTCAGGTGGACACGGAGACTGTCACCTCCCAGCTGGTGATCCCCTCTCTTCGGCTGACAGACCGAGGACTCTATACCTGCATGGCCAACAACTTCATTGGCAACTCCTCTGTCAGCATCATGGTCAACATCAGCTCCTCAAGCTCCTCcgctcctctccctccacctgTCCCCATGTTCGCGTCTGATGAGAATGCCTACATCGACATCCGCATTGCCAAGCAGACAGTTTATGGTATTACCCTTGAGTGGTATGCAGTGACAGACAACCCTACAGAGACCTGGTTTACCATCCACTTTGGCAAATACGATTCACCTAAAAAGGAGATGATCTACATTGGCCCCGGCATCAACAGCTACTCCGTCAGCGACCTGCTTCCTGTCACCAAATATGAGGTGTGTGTGACCCTGAAGAACCATCCGCCGAGGGAAGGCCAGTGCATTGTGTTCGTGACGGGAAGTGACATCAGTGAGCTGGAGCAAAGAGAGAGGCTCATCCACATTGTTGTCATTGTGTGCGCCATGGTGCTGGCAGTGCCGGCCGGCATGTATGCCTGCACCACGGAGGCCAGGTTCAACTGTGTGGAGCGCTGCGTGGATCTGTGGAAGGAGCGCAGGCTGCACCGAGGCAACCTGCAGGGGACGGAGAGGCAGGGCACCTTCGATAGCCTGCAGGCAACCAGCGATGAAGGCCTTTGCAAGGACTCGGAGGAAAAGCCGAAAAAGAGGGGGAAGTCTGAGGAAAGGTCTAAAGGAGGGAGTGCAGCTCATCTGTACTAG